The following DNA comes from Sorex araneus isolate mSorAra2 chromosome 5, mSorAra2.pri, whole genome shotgun sequence.
CCCAACCCCCTGCAGGCCGGACTACCCAGAATCAGTCACAGGAGACGATGAAATGGCTTCATTTGTCAATTGCTTAGCTTTGCTGGTccccagggggagagagagacagagacagagacagagacagagacagacagagagagggagagagagaaaagggggagggggagggagagagggaagggagagagagagaaagacagagacagagagacagagacagggagacagagagacagagacagagagacagagacagagacagagagacaaagacagagaggtgCCCCCTGCAGAGCTGCGGCCCAGCCCCAGAGTCTCCGTCTGAGCTGCTTGCTGGAAACAGGTGCAGGAGCAAAAGACCGGGGCGCGTCCCCAGGCACCAGCTCTGCGCTGCATGCGGGTTACTTGCGTCAGACTCCGGGCGGGGGCGCCCCTAAGCCCCGTGCCGCGCTCCCAGGCGGCCAGCAGTGGCGACCCCCGTGCCCGGCCTCTGCGGCCAGCGCGCTCTGGTAGCTGGgcggagggctggggggctggctgCCCAGCAGGGCTTCCTCCGCAGGGTAAGCAGGGGGGCACCGGGACCCTCCGGTCGGTGGGCCGTGAAGGGCCTCCTCGTCTGAGGGGTCTGCGCCCAGCTCTGGGGTCCTacgaggagggagaagagaggctgTTAGCAGGGCAAGGGCGAGCCCCCAGCACACCCCGGAGAGTGTGTGAGGGGGGTCAGGCATCATGCCGCGGCGGGGGTAGCCCAGTGGTCAGGGCACCTGACCTGagttcgagccccggcaccctGTGGTCCCCCAGCGCATGacccggggcccggggctgatCCCTGGGGGTGCCGGGCCTGACGGGAGTGTCCCTTGGCCCACTGAGCTGTGGGGTTGGTGTGGCCGAGAGTCGTGGCGGGCTGCAGGTcgactgagcactgcctgggagcacCACCTGCCCCCCAATAAACTGCACGTCCTggcccaaatatttttattcatcgatttacttttagctttttggggtcacagggGGGTCCTTCCCGAGAGGGCAAACTAGGGGCAGGTCAGGGCCCCACAGACTCGCCCGCAGCTGGGGGGGCAGCGCCCAGAGGGAGCCCGGGAGGGGCACGGGGGAGCGCCAGGCCCTCTGCCCAGCCACGCCCCTCGACGCCCCGCGGGCATGAATCAGCTGGGCAGGCCGGGGGCCACGGGCAGGGGACAGCTGGCGGACATGGCCAGATGCTGAGAGGCGGCCTCAGCAGGAAGTTTGCTCAGAGGGCTGGGCTCGGGGTGCCCGGGCCACCTCCGCGGTcagtgcccctcctcctcctccacgctCAGGGTCTAGCAGGGGGGAGCGTGGACCCCAGGCAGGGGGACGATGGCACATagcagggggcagaggggtgggttTCCTCTGGGGGTCCCTGCTGGGTCCCCCGGGAGCTCCGCCAAGGCCAGGGTTCGCCCCACTGCTGGGAGCCCGGTGGGGCCAgcgtccccacccccacaggggaggaaaggggcagCGGAACTGTTTGCCTTTAAGCTCCCCTTTCCCCCGTGTGGGGTGTGTCTGTTCCTCCCGATCCGCCCCCACGACGACTACCACGAGACAGTCACACAGATCAGAGCAGACCGCCAGGAGACAGCCAGGGGGCTGGGGCGCAGCTTCCCAGGCCAGACCCCAcgatcgatccccggcaccacatgaggtcccccgagcaccaaaaCAGGAGTACTCCccagccaaaaaaattttttttaaaaaagagggggaGGCCCAGGAGTTCTAGATCAAAGAACAGGAGCGTGTGCTCTGCAGGGAGGAAGCCGGGGGCTGAGCCCCAGCGTCACACAGTCCATCCGAGCACCACGGGGAGTGGCCGGGAAGCACggcgctgggagtgacccccagatttaaaaaaaaaaagagccgaGCCAAGATGGCTCCTCTTAGCACCTCCCCGCCAGACCCCGCAGCACACCTCAGccttctcatctgtaaaacagtctggttcttttttttttttccttttgggtcacacccagcgatgcacaggggtcactcctggctctgcactcaggaattactcctggcagtgctcaggggaccatatgggatgccgggaatcgaacccaggtcggccgagtacaaggcaaacgccctacccgctgtgctatcgctccagccccaagggctggTTCTGTGCACAGACCTCGGACCCACTCAGGAGCTAAGACTGCACCGCACACAGCACGGGTAACAGCGAGAGCAGCGAGAGTGGGCCTGTGCGTGAGCCTTGAGGGGGCAGCCCCCACCTCACGCCTCTCCTGCCGTCCCGGGGCCAGCTGCCAGGACAGGGGCCCGAGAGAGCCCAGCTCGCGGGCTCAGGTCCACACAGCCGGTCAGGGCCTCCTCACGCCCTCTGGGCCTCGCCCCCCGGGGCTGGGAGCCTCCCAGGACCCCCAGGTGTGTTGACAGCCCCGCCAGGGACCCACACTCCAGAGTCACCTTCCCCCCcgcaccagctgtggccccgtgCAGCGGACAGCAGTGCCCAGCACATCGTAGGTGACCGGTTGACCAGGGGGAGGTGCACTAAGGCAGTGCaaacagggaaactgaggtcccAAGATGGGTCTGGACCCGCCCAAGCCGTCAGCCTTGGGAAGCCTTTGTCTCCCAGAAAGCCAGAGGCGGAGAGGCAGGAGAGCTCAGTGGTCGCTGCAGGGGGCTCAAGGCTGAGCGCGCAGTGGCTGGGTCGGGAGGGCCGGGAACTGAGGAACGGAAGCAGACGCAGCCTCCCACCAGGAGTCCCGGGCCTGCTGTCTGTGGCATCCTGCAGCTCGAGCCGGCCACCGCCCCGGCCCGCTGGGAACAGGCCCAGGGCCCCACCCGCAGCCCGGGCTCTGCTGGGTCAACACAGTCCTGTGTACAGACAACACACGCCCCGGTCGGGCTCTGGCCCCGAGTCCGGGTCCTGGCCTGGCGCCAGCGACCACTGTGACACGCAGCGGGAGCAGCTGGCTTCTGGGAGGAGGAGACAGACGAGCCCCCTGActtgtctttctttctcactgtccctccctcctgccctggagGAGGCGGGGCCTCGGGGCCTGCCATGGGCCTCAGTCACAGccaacccctcccccctctcagGAGAGGGAGCGTGGGGTGTTACCCCGACGTCTGCTCCTGTGGCTCTCACTCATTTACTTTgtctgtttgagggccacacccagcagtgctcaggggtgactccaggctcagtgctcagggaaccatctggggtgccgggggttgaacctgcaTTGTccgcgagcaaggcaagcgccctccctgctgcactagctctctgccCGCCATgcgcacattaaaaaaaaaaaaaaaaaaaaagaggggccggagtgatagcacagcgggtagggcgtttgccttgcacatggccaacccgggttcgatccccggcatcccatatggtcccccaagcaccgccaggagtaattcctgagtgcagagccaggagtaacccctgagcatcgccgggtgtgacccaaaaagcaaaaaaaaaaaaaaaagattttattcaagTCCTGCTCCAAGTCCTCTGGGGGAGTCCGGGCCCACAGGCCAGCAGTGCGGGGCTCAGGAGGCGGTATTGACCACACCCGGGTggtgctgggcggggggcggggggctccagcCACAGCCCAGGCGACCTATCGGACCCCTGCTGTGCTTGTTATTCCCATTCTGATTAGCAGGCTAAGAGCTGGTTGGGGCCGTGGGGTCTTGACTATCCGTCTTGACTATCCGTTTAGACAGAGACAGAACCAGGGGAGCGCCCCGGCGGGTCCGACTCCTGTGCTGGTGCTCTCAGCCCCAACACTGCTCTCTCCTACTATGCGGAGCCCAGCTGCCGCCTCCTCCACGATGTCTTCCTGGGTTTCCCTGTGTCTTCATCAGACTATGGCCACCTCTGACAGCGATTCGTACTCTGGTGTGTCAAGTCAGCCTCAACAGGCACCTCCAGACCCCCTGCCCGGCCTCCCAGGGCAGGGGTCATTCTAGCCCAGGGAGGGTCACCGAGAGCCTCCGCCCGGACCTGCCCGCTGACCTGTCACTCTGCTTCTCCACCGCGAGGCGGTACAGGTCTCGGGAGAGGTGGTACGGGCcccagcggggcggggggtggcggcCGGCCTCCACGGACCACAGcaggcccccgagcaccagcagccCGCCGGCCCCGCAGCAGAGGAAGCTGAGGGACctgagcagggggctggggggctcgggCTCGGGGGCCACCATGGGTGGGGCCGGCAGCCCCGGCTGGGCCCCGGCGTCCGCCTCACTCCACCAAGCGAAGCAGAGAGTCCCGGCCACGAGCATCACCGAGCCGCTGACCATCATGCAGTCCCGGAGGGTGGAAGCCACGGGGGTCCCGCCGCACCtctgcagggagggagagaagagcgTGAGTGCTCCACTGTGGATCGGGGGCCCGTCGGGCAGGCCCGCCGAGGCCGCAGAGGGCCAGGACGGTCCAGGCTGGCCAGTGGCCGGCGGCCTCTCTGCGGGCTCAGAGGCCCCCGAGGCCCGTGGCTGGAagacccctgccacccccaccacagTCCGGCCTGGGCTACGGGAGCAGGTCAGCGGACCCTGCCTCGTGCCCCCTCACTGCCCATCGGGGGAGACGCGGCACCCTTGGACAGAGGGTGGCACTGCCCTGGGCGGGCCGCAGAGGGGTGGCACACGGCAAGGTGCCCAGCAGCGTCCAGGCCTTCACTACACGCGTCCTGTCCACACAGTGCCTCTGTGTCCAGCTGTAGGCGTGTGGGAGCAGCCCAGACCTCAACTCCCCACCTGGGACGCCCACCTGGGACGCTCACCTGGGACCCCCATCTGGGATGCCCACCTGGGACGCTCACCTGGGACGCCCACCTGGGACCCCCACCTGGAATGCTCACCTGGGACCCTCACCTGGGACGCCACCTGGGACACCCACCTGGGACGCCCACCTGGGACGCCCACCTGGGACGCTCACCTGGGACCCTCACCTGGGATGCCCACCTGGGACGCTCACCTGGGACGCTCACCTAGGACACCCATCTGGGACCCTCACCTGGGACGCCCACCTGGGACGCTCACCTGGGACGCCCACCTGGGACACCCATCTGGGACCCTCACCTGGGACGCCCACCTGGGACGCTCACCTGGGACGCCCACCTGGGACGCCCACCTGGGACGCTCACCTGGGACCCTCACCTGGGACCCTCACCTGGGACGCCCACCTGGGACGCTCACCTGGGACGCCCACCTGGGACCCTCACCTAGGACCCTCACCTGGGACCCTCACCTGGGACGCCCACCTGGGACCCTCACCTGGGACCCTCACCTGGGATGCCCACCTGGGACGCCCACCTGGGACGCTCACCTGGGACGCCCACCTGGGACCCTCACCTAGGACCCTCACCTGGGACCCTCACCTGGGACGCCCACTTGGGACTTCACACCTGGGACTCCTACCTGGGACCCCTGTCCCGGGGCTCTCCATCTGTGATGCCCACCTGGGACGCCCACCTGGGACTCCTGTGGGCAGCGGCCCAGGTGTCAGGACTCCCCTGCTCAGCAGCAAGCAACCCCTTTCTGGTGGGCTGGTGGGGAATCTCTGCCCCTCGGCACCAGTGTGGGGGCCCGAGGTTGAGACCACTACTCTCAGCTCTCGGCCTCACAAGCGGTGCTCGGCGGGGCACAGGACCCCGGCGATCCTGGGCAGCAGCCCGGAGTGAGTGCTGGGGGCGTagtgctgcagtgcttgggactgggactccgtgagcaaggcaagcccagcccccagcagctctGCCCTCGGACTGAGCCCCCCACAGCAGCCTCCAGAGCCCCCGCCCCGTTCACTGCGCTCCCCGGCGGCTGGACCCCACTCAGCAGCGTCCAGCTGGGGTCTTGGCAGGCAGGTGTCTGTGAAGGGCGGGCTCCCCAGGAGTGCCCGGGGCCTTGTGGAGACCCTCCCGGTGCCCCCCAGAGCTGAGCCTCAGGCACTGGGGCTGTGGCCCCGGCAGACCTTGGGGAGGCTCCAGTGCTCACAGACGTGGCCAGCTGGCCTGCTGCCGCCCAGAGATGCCCAGAGACACCCCGAGGCGCCCGGCCGGGCAGCCAGTCAAAGGCACGTCCCTCGGGGCCAGGGAAGCACAGCAAACTGCCAGCAGCGTGCGATGACGCAGGCTTCGGAAGGGAGAATCCCCAGCGAGGGTCTGGAGAACACGCATGTGCACACGTAAGCACGAGAGAATGTTTGCCTGTAAGGGGGTGCTCTGGAAGGGAGCCCCGTCTCGGCACACCCCCCAACCTCCCAGGCCCTTGGAAGCACGTAGGAAAATGCCATTGGTAAGTGACCTGCAGTTCCCTGGCTAACAGACCTGTGGGTCACGACTCCTAGCTCCTCTCAAGGCGGTTCCTTGagctggaaacaaaaaaaaaaaaaaatcagccccaGGATACACGGGCCCTGGAGCCCTGGATGCCAAAAGAAGAGACAGCTGTGCTTAGAGAGAAACTCAAGCGGCGATTTCACAGAAACGCCCAGACCCAGTTCTCGCTGGCACCCTGGGGCCTCCACCGTGGGTCTGGAGACAGCCAGTTCTGTGCGTGCTGTTGTGAATAGCTGTAAGCTAAGTAAAGTGACCGGGAACTGGGGGACGGCCCCCGGCTCTGCCCCTGCTTAGTTAGCTCCGTATCTGGCTTCCCGTGGCCTCCATGTTCccctctgtaaaatgggcatGGCCCAGGACTAGATGCTGTACCACCAACAAGGGGGCTTCAAGTGACAGTTTTCTATGAAGAACTAAACCCTCTGGACTAGGGAAGTAGCTCGTGAGCAGGAGGACGTGGTCTGTGTGGGGAGAATCTTCTGCATGCAGGGACCCCTCAGCAGCACCCTGGGCACTATCTGGAGCTACCCCAGCAACAGCgggcccaaaccaaaccaaacccaaagactatctacacgCAGGCCGTCAGCTGCTGGCTAATCCTGGCTAaaatccccagcaccgctagcGGTCTGTGCGTTGGCcaagggtccctcctgagcacagagtcagaaatcgcccctgagcagcgccgggtGTCCCCCGCTTTACCTCCCAAGCCCCCCACAATCATCTCAACAAGAAGTGGTTTCCAGCCCCATGTAACCACCAGGTAAACCGAGGCCCAAGGCCATCCAAAGAGTTAAGGAAGAGATGGGGGTGTCCGGGCGCGCCCTTCTTAGCCCCCTTGGCCCCAGGGAGGGGAAGAGGCGCAGGAGGGGCCGGGACGCTGCcctgccgcgggcgggcggggagagggggacgCACCTGGGGCACCGCCATGGCAGGGCGGCGGCCGGACGGTCAGCGCAgggcgcggcgcgcggggcccggcgcgGCGACAGCCAGGGTGGCCGGGTCTGCGGGCAGCGCCAGGCGTCCGCGGTGGCCCCGCTGGGGGTCCGGGGGGCCGCTGTCCACGCCCGGCAGGGGCGCTCAGGCTCGGCTCCGGGTTTACTCCAGGGTCCCGCCGGCAGCGAGTCCGCTCGGGCCGCGCCCCGTCCGGTgcgcagaggtggggggggggggcgggccccGCCTCACCCCGCCCCGTCCCCGGGGCGCGCGCTGCCTGCCCAAGCGGCCGCTGGCTGGGCGCCAGCAAGAAGGGGGCGCCTGGAAGGGGCTTCGGCGGCCGTCACCCCGCTCCCGGGCTCTGCAGACGGCGAGGGGGCCTCGTGCGCCCAGGCTGGGGCGCGTGGGCGCGTGGGATCCGAGCCTCGGGGCGCCGCGCGCGCGCGGGCGAGTTGGGGACCGCCCTGCGGTGACCCCGACTCTCTGCGGAGTGCTCCCCGGCCATTTGGGGGGACCGGTCCCCCCCTTACTCCCCCACGCCCCCGTGGGCCAGGGGACCTAAACAGAAACATCGGCCCGAGCGAGCGCGGGGACGCAGAGAGGAAAGtcgcctccccgcgccccgcgcggtCACCCTGTCCCTGGATTCACATCCTCGGAGGCCGGAGGCCGGCAGAGCACTGCGGGGAGtcgggggggcgggaggaggggcggggggcggggccctcAGAGCAGGGCCCGCCCTCGCTTCCCGgaacctccctccctctctcggcCCGCCCAGGTGACCCGCGGAAGGCTCCCGTGCGTCCAGGCTGCCCCGCGAAGTCACAGGTAAAACCTTGGCATGGAGTTCATGTAGGTGAAACGGAGCAGAATCCGCCACCAGCAGACGCCTGGGgtcttttgtgtttctttggggGACGGGAAGGactccctcagcagtgctcagaggctgctccggGGACCCTGCAGGGAGGGGCGTCTGCACGCTCCGTTCCCATTGGCCTATTGGCCCTGTCTCACCGCCCAgggatttgtttttgtcttttcccGCGGCTGCAACAAACCAAGGGGCCGAGGCCAGATTCCTCTCAGGCCTGAGCAAGGGTTCTGCGCGGAGCTGGGCGTCTGtcccctgcccggggcccaggAGCTGCCTGCAGGTGGAACCTCAGACTGGCAGCTGAAGCCGCTGAGTCAGACCTGCAAGGTGtcccagagcgacagcacagagggcaggatgGTTGCCTTGCACCCCTCAGACCcacgttcgatccccagcatctatgtggtcccccaacctcCCCTCCAAGggcgattcctgagcactgagccaggagtaagccctgagcactgccaggtgtggccccaaaacgaaacacCAACAAACTAGACCTGCGAGGGCCAGGCCTCCTGAACAACTTGTCCTGGAGGAACTGGCAGATACCTACGCGTCAGCTTTCCCTGGAATCGACGTCGGACCCtttttggggagtcacactccgcagtgcccagggcctactcctcgctctgcactccaggatcacttctggcagtgctcacgggaccctaagcagtgctgggaacgGAACCCGGCTGGCCCGTGGGCTGTCTTACCTCCTGCCGTCCCACGCCCAAGCCCCTCCATTCTCCTTTCAGatgttctttctttccatttctacTGTGTGCTGTTCATATAAATGTCCCCATTCCCGGAGACATAGcataatgggtaaggcacttgtcttgctcgtGGCCGGCCCGcggtcagtccctggcatcccatagggtcccctgagcactggccaggaatgatccctgagcacagaggcaggagtaagcactgaacatcatcgatgtgaccccaaaaacaaaacaaaaagaaacacgaAGCTCCCATTTCACAGActgaaaactgaggcccagactGGGACAAAGGCCTGCTTAAGTCCAGAGGGCTCAGGCAAGGCTGGGCTGAGGCGGGGACCTGGCTGACCACTTTAGCTCTGCTCCACCCAATCCAGAGGTGGGTGCTCAGGCTTGACgtgcaggcctggggctgggctggctgtGATTTCTGTCCGGACTCCACCTATGCAGTCCGGAAGCCTCTGGCCTGGTCTGTCTTTGAGATGTTGCTGTCACAGTGTCACTCTGAGATGGAGAAAGCCATTTCCCCGAGGACTGCCGAGGGCTAGGAAGATGGGATTCGGGACAATGCCTCTAACTGGGAATCCCCTCATCCATGACGCCCCTCAGGACACGGAGCTCACGTTAGCAGAAGAAGTTCAGGCACTGACACAGAGCACTGGGCTCGGGCCCAGTTCCACCCCTGTCTTCCGTGCTGCCC
Coding sequences within:
- the TMEM61 gene encoding transmembrane protein 61 translates to MAVPQRCGGTPVASTLRDCMMVSGSVMLVAGTLCFAWWSEADAGAQPGLPAPPMVAPEPEPPSPLLRSLSFLCCGAGGLLVLGGLLWSVEAGRHPPPRWGPYHLSRDLYRLAVEKQSDRTPELGADPSDEEALHGPPTGGSRCPPAYPAEEALLGSQPPSPPPSYQSALAAEAGHGGRHCWPPGSAARGLGAPPPGV